From a single Novipirellula caenicola genomic region:
- a CDS encoding DUF1207 domain-containing protein, which yields MTPESTRGSEVDASWLRLASHGQKQTPIELPWSKPPGEAAVPLTDASGTVRADGGDASPSWFDPSLGDATRPRNRTDETTGWGFTDGMITESSPSSEHARLHGQVHTFEQDTVHEEWLPSVHSSNANRSQPQHDWVILPDGLLYKSYLAGPHEPRISTVLFSDTESGILWDATLGGRVGLLRYGTPGAVAAEGWQWDLEGAVMVRLDVENSEDVESMDFRFGTLITYADGPWSAKLGYFHISSHVGDEYMERFPLFQRINYVTESLIAGVSYQASDPLRVYGEFAYAVKASGGAKPIQIQFGAEHVPVPLQPKRGGPFNAINVDVREAVDFSPTMTLQTGWQWQGMASQRRIRFGLQYLNGYTTQFEFFHQREEQIGIGSWFDY from the coding sequence ATGACGCCTGAATCGACACGTGGCAGCGAAGTCGATGCATCGTGGCTGCGATTAGCTAGCCATGGGCAAAAGCAAACACCGATCGAATTGCCTTGGAGCAAACCGCCGGGCGAAGCTGCGGTTCCATTGACGGATGCTAGCGGAACGGTGCGTGCCGATGGCGGCGACGCGAGCCCTAGTTGGTTCGATCCGTCGCTCGGCGATGCGACACGTCCGAGGAATCGCACCGACGAAACGACAGGATGGGGATTCACCGACGGGATGATTACGGAGTCTTCCCCATCGTCAGAACATGCCCGTTTGCATGGTCAGGTCCATACGTTCGAACAGGACACCGTACATGAAGAGTGGTTGCCGTCGGTGCATTCATCGAATGCAAATCGATCGCAACCGCAACATGATTGGGTGATTTTGCCGGACGGGCTGCTCTATAAATCGTACCTTGCCGGGCCTCACGAGCCGCGTATTTCGACTGTCCTGTTTAGCGATACCGAGAGCGGGATCTTGTGGGACGCGACGCTCGGCGGACGTGTCGGATTGTTGCGCTATGGAACGCCGGGGGCGGTCGCAGCGGAAGGTTGGCAGTGGGATCTCGAAGGAGCCGTGATGGTTCGGTTGGATGTCGAAAATTCAGAAGACGTCGAATCGATGGACTTTCGTTTCGGAACGCTGATCACGTACGCGGATGGACCATGGTCCGCGAAACTCGGCTACTTTCACATCTCGTCGCACGTGGGCGACGAATACATGGAACGTTTTCCGTTGTTTCAGCGAATCAACTATGTGACGGAATCGCTGATCGCGGGCGTTAGTTACCAAGCATCTGATCCGCTGCGGGTGTACGGCGAGTTTGCCTATGCGGTAAAGGCGTCCGGCGGCGCCAAGCCAATCCAAATTCAATTCGGTGCCGAGCACGTACCGGTTCCGCTACAGCCTAAGCGTGGCGGGCCATTTAACGCCATCAACGTCGACGTTCGTGAAGCAGTCGATTTTTCGCCCACGATGACGCTGCAAACCGGTTGGCAGTGGCAGGGTATGGCGTCACAACGCCGAATTCGTTTTGGACTGCAATATCTAAACGGCTACACCACGCAGTTCGAGTTCTTTCATCAACGCGAAGAGCAAATCGGCATCGGTAGCTGGTTCGATTACTAG
- a CDS encoding sigma-54 dependent transcriptional regulator: MHILFADDEKNLQELMRSELPRMGYTVTVCPDGLTAVAALEKEPFDCLLVDLDMPGMNGIDVIGKARELRPEIEAVVMTGKPSQETAIAALRHQAFDYLTKPCRLADIAGLLGRVAERRQTKRQLAALQHRLKRAEGDCKMVGNGAAMEAVRNLIAKVAPTESSVLIRGETGCGKELVARAIHDSSLRAEQPMVAINCGALPENLIESELFGHCKGAFTGADAARTGLFEVADGGTIFLDEIGELPLAMQAKLLRVLETGDIRRLGDNQTVNVNVRVVCATHRDLEKMVEDGTFREDLMFRINTFEIHVPALRERTEDILPLASHLLCRHRTDGSSEHLFTPEAIAELKSHQWPGNVRELANVIEHAAILCDSLPIGTEHLPRHFGRRQLRKELRDSEPMTLRDMEMLAIERALARHDGNKPAVAEELGVSLKTLYNKINSAEEKKLAS, translated from the coding sequence ATGCATATCCTGTTCGCCGACGACGAAAAGAACTTGCAAGAGTTGATGCGTAGTGAACTTCCTCGCATGGGTTACACCGTGACCGTGTGCCCGGACGGTTTGACGGCCGTCGCCGCACTCGAGAAAGAACCGTTTGATTGCTTGCTAGTCGATCTAGACATGCCGGGAATGAATGGCATCGATGTGATCGGCAAAGCACGCGAGCTGCGTCCTGAAATCGAAGCGGTTGTCATGACCGGCAAACCGAGCCAGGAGACTGCGATCGCGGCGCTGCGTCACCAAGCCTTCGATTACCTGACGAAACCCTGTCGTTTGGCGGACATCGCGGGGCTGCTTGGACGGGTCGCCGAGCGTCGTCAAACCAAACGCCAACTTGCAGCGCTCCAGCACCGGCTAAAGCGAGCCGAGGGTGATTGCAAAATGGTCGGCAACGGCGCTGCGATGGAGGCCGTACGCAACTTGATCGCGAAGGTTGCGCCTACCGAAAGCAGCGTGTTGATTCGAGGCGAAACCGGATGCGGCAAAGAATTGGTCGCACGCGCGATCCACGATTCAAGCTTGCGTGCCGAGCAACCGATGGTCGCGATCAACTGCGGAGCACTGCCGGAAAATTTGATCGAAAGCGAACTGTTCGGGCACTGCAAAGGCGCGTTCACCGGCGCTGATGCTGCTCGCACCGGATTGTTCGAAGTTGCCGATGGCGGCACGATCTTTCTGGACGAAATTGGCGAGTTGCCATTGGCGATGCAGGCCAAATTGCTGCGTGTCCTCGAAACCGGTGACATTCGCCGACTTGGTGACAACCAAACGGTCAATGTCAACGTTCGTGTCGTCTGCGCAACTCACCGAGATCTCGAAAAGATGGTTGAAGATGGCACGTTTCGCGAAGACTTGATGTTCCGAATCAACACCTTCGAAATCCATGTCCCCGCGCTGCGAGAGCGAACCGAAGATATCCTTCCGTTGGCATCGCATCTACTGTGCCGACACCGTACCGATGGCAGCAGTGAACATCTCTTTACACCCGAAGCGATCGCGGAACTCAAGTCGCATCAGTGGCCGGGTAATGTTCGCGAACTTGCGAACGTGATCGAACATGCCGCGATTTTGTGTGATTCACTACCAATTGGAACCGAACACCTGCCGCGTCATTTCGGCCGCCGTCAACTGCGCAAAGAGTTGCGTGATTCGGAACCGATGACACTGCGTGACATGGAAATGCTCGCGATCGAACGAGCGCTCGCCCGGCACGATGGCAATAAACCAGCGGTCGCCGAAGAATTGGGCGTCAGTCTGAAAACGCTTTACAACAAGATCAATTCGGCCGAAGAGAAAAAGCTGGCCAGTTGA
- a CDS encoding sensor histidine kinase has protein sequence MLRRRSIRTKLFAALGLLSTIMLILAFSGFWGLNRYQQLANAISRRATEIPYANDINRLAETLRDRNSRLKDLQHNGGMIDAALLENPLVEIERSRYKQVLLELDLRLQLYEDVLNSIDAESNLLIDAARQRRSLAEIRKSVDDLDRFHRRPVTIDYSLKSELSERLDSLVEQTHEHLSLIHGGMAAFSHDVRGQYRTWFAVACLCTIVSMSLVALLVWGFHSLVVKPFRTLIVGSRLVAGGQLNHRIDLGTGDELSELAAAMNEMTDRFQKAYKKVNSLCTDLDRQVRERTREVIQNEQLASVGFLAAGVAHEINNPLATIAWSAESLESRLEEAICLTGTENKFDDDFLTIVRTNLRRIEDEAFRCKGITERLLDFSRLNEVRRASTDLKELVEEVVSMVSKVGKYRCKTLRTHIAESAYAHVNPQEIRQVVLNLVTNALESVDTDGAVDIYVSGDDNTTTVVVQDNGCGMSPDVLKHLFEPFFTRRRDGTGTGLGLSITYRIVSQHGGSLTAHSDGEGRGSRMEVSLPARAVHEDNPTKSRDTIGWNHESVKAA, from the coding sequence GTGCTTCGTCGACGATCCATTCGTACAAAACTTTTTGCCGCTCTCGGGCTACTTTCAACAATCATGTTGATCCTTGCCTTTAGCGGTTTCTGGGGGCTTAACCGCTACCAGCAACTCGCCAACGCGATCAGCCGGCGGGCGACGGAGATCCCTTACGCCAATGATATCAATCGTTTGGCGGAAACGCTGCGGGATCGCAATAGCCGGCTCAAGGATTTGCAGCACAACGGGGGCATGATCGATGCCGCGTTGCTAGAAAACCCGCTCGTTGAGATTGAGCGGTCTCGCTACAAGCAAGTGTTGCTCGAACTTGATTTGCGGCTCCAGCTTTACGAGGACGTCCTGAACTCGATTGATGCCGAATCGAACTTGCTGATCGATGCGGCGCGGCAACGACGAAGTCTGGCGGAGATTCGAAAATCCGTCGATGACCTTGATCGTTTTCATCGTCGACCGGTCACGATTGACTACTCGCTGAAAAGCGAATTGTCCGAGCGGTTGGATTCGCTGGTCGAACAGACCCACGAACATCTGTCGCTAATCCACGGCGGGATGGCGGCGTTTAGCCATGATGTCCGCGGTCAATACCGCACGTGGTTTGCGGTCGCATGCCTGTGCACGATCGTATCGATGAGCTTGGTGGCGCTGCTGGTTTGGGGGTTCCACTCGTTGGTCGTCAAACCGTTTCGCACGCTGATCGTCGGGTCGCGGCTGGTTGCCGGCGGCCAATTGAATCACCGCATCGACTTGGGGACCGGCGACGAGCTTAGCGAGCTGGCCGCAGCGATGAACGAAATGACCGATCGTTTTCAGAAAGCGTACAAGAAAGTCAATTCGCTATGCACCGACTTGGACCGGCAAGTCCGCGAACGAACGCGTGAAGTGATCCAGAACGAGCAACTCGCCAGCGTTGGTTTTTTAGCGGCAGGCGTGGCTCACGAGATCAACAATCCATTGGCGACCATTGCTTGGAGCGCTGAATCGCTCGAATCCCGACTCGAGGAAGCGATTTGTTTGACCGGCACTGAGAACAAATTTGATGATGACTTTTTGACCATCGTACGTACCAATTTGCGGCGTATCGAAGACGAAGCCTTCCGCTGCAAAGGGATCACCGAACGGCTGCTCGATTTCAGTCGTTTGAATGAAGTGCGACGCGCATCGACCGACTTGAAAGAGCTGGTCGAAGAAGTCGTCTCGATGGTTAGCAAGGTGGGTAAGTATCGCTGCAAGACGTTGCGCACCCATATCGCCGAGTCGGCCTATGCTCATGTCAATCCGCAAGAAATCCGGCAAGTCGTGCTGAACTTGGTCACCAACGCGCTCGAAAGCGTTGATACCGACGGCGCGGTTGACATTTACGTTTCCGGCGACGACAACACGACCACAGTCGTTGTTCAAGACAACGGTTGCGGAATGAGCCCCGATGTGCTGAAGCATTTGTTCGAACCCTTCTTCACTCGCCGCCGCGATGGCACCGGCACGGGACTCGGTTTGAGCATCACCTATCGCATCGTATCTCAGCACGGCGGTTCCTTGACCGCACACAGCGATGGCGAAGGGCGAGGATCACGAATGGAAGTGTCCTTGCCTGCCCGCGCCGTACACGAAGACAATCCTACAAAAAGTCGCGATACAATTGGATGGAATCATGAGTCAGTCAAAGCAGCCTAA